A genomic segment from Borreliella mayonii encodes:
- a CDS encoding DUF1357 domain-containing protein: protein MQAQDKEEQQNKADTKVISAQEFEEYMRFKEQANSKSKETSRDLSINERITKELAEVEERERIEKQLLLEAERINEIDTLAKAHLSNHFNKEVLLAKGYTLKDIMQAQRRELVRKFVPIEQIKAIAKVSDISHIDGEILEQLVSLAKVNIKLRKNASSNSSSVDSIKGNIAIKSEERASLLNSNFVPINFTEFVQAISNTYKQRRIQFYENLKRHKRTSIA from the coding sequence CTGCAAGCACAAGATAAAGAAGAGCAGCAAAATAAGGCTGATACTAAAGTTATAAGTGCGCAGGAATTTGAAGAGTACATGCGCTTTAAAGAGCAAGCAAATAGTAAATCCAAAGAGACAAGTCGAGATTTAAGTATAAATGAACGAATAACAAAAGAACTCGCAGAAGTTGAAGAGCGGGAGCGTATTGAAAAGCAATTATTGCTAGAGGCTGAGCGAATTAATGAAATTGATACACTTGCAAAAGCACATCTTAGCAATCATTTCAATAAGGAGGTGTTGCTTGCAAAAGGATACACATTAAAAGACATTATGCAAGCACAACGTAGAGAACTTGTGCGCAAGTTCGTTCCAATTGAGCAAATTAAAGCTATTGCCAAAGTATCAGACATAAGTCATATCGATGGAGAGATATTAGAGCAACTTGTTTCTTTAGCAAAAGTGAATATTAAATTAAGAAAAAATGCGAGTAGCAATTCTTCTTCTGTTGACTCTATTAAGGGGAATATTGCTATTAAATCAGAAGAAAGAGCAAGTTTGCTTAATTCTAATTTTGTACCTATTAATTTCACAGAATTTGTACAAGCGATAAGTAATACTTACAAGCAAAGACGAATTCAATTTTATGAAAATCTAAAAAGACATAAAAGAACAAGTATTGCTTAA
- a CDS encoding DUF228 domain-containing protein, which yields MSDGITKIKEDFDKKVAEIKALMKNPQQDAGLLSNSVDFRDKNLIYSNSDGVFTSSKDKIENYPAKGYPYKCGVKLSFSADGTTELEVEAGGEDDLYGICIDIDEFSKTATIVPITNNFEGYLVAKDSTLKVKDKLVFNKDGALEKVTGAPPNKATINAIALSDAKQISNDVYLIKVAVFGNKAVSKN from the coding sequence ATGAGCGATGGTATTACAAAAATAAAAGAAGATTTTGATAAAAAAGTTGCAGAAATTAAAGCATTAATGAAAAATCCTCAGCAAGATGCTGGTTTGCTTAGTAATTCTGTAGATTTTAGAGATAAAAATCTAATTTACTCCAATTCGGATGGAGTTTTTACTAGTAGTAAAGACAAAATAGAAAATTATCCTGCTAAAGGGTATCCATACAAGTGTGGAGTCAAGCTTAGTTTTAGTGCAGATGGTACAACAGAACTAGAAGTTGAGGCTGGTGGTGAAGATGATTTATACGGAATATGCATTGATATAGATGAGTTTAGCAAAACAGCCACTATTGTTCCAATTACAAATAATTTTGAGGGTTATTTAGTAGCAAAAGATTCTACGCTTAAAGTAAAAGACAAACTTGTTTTTAATAAAGACGGTGCTCTTGAAAAGGTGACTGGAGCACCACCAAATAAGGCAACTATTAATGCGATAGCGTTGTCTGATGCAAAACAAATTAGTAACGATGTTTATTTAATAAAAGTAGCAGTATTTGGAAATAAAGCTGTAAGTAAAAATTAA
- a CDS encoding DUF3890 domain-containing protein yields MSEQKNLQTQVEAEEELLVTKLHSEVLLLLGIDKLALSRQNFLLHLSLLQAILVTRGIDASSLTYEQIFLLTFYHMGCQLRKQGVVREFEFDRIKKEKFNELELDYYPSSSGGEEGGEGSCGSNKNFCSQLDAFLEKLKRETSTPSCVGVV; encoded by the coding sequence GTGAGCGAACAAAAAAACTTACAAACACAAGTTGAGGCTGAAGAAGAACTTTTGGTAACAAAACTTCATTCTGAAGTGTTATTGTTACTAGGAATAGACAAACTTGCATTAAGCAGACAAAATTTTCTACTTCATTTATCTTTACTTCAAGCTATTCTAGTAACACGTGGTATTGATGCTAGTTCACTTACATATGAACAAATATTTTTACTTACCTTTTACCATATGGGTTGTCAATTAAGAAAACAGGGAGTTGTTCGAGAATTTGAATTTGATAGGATCAAAAAAGAGAAATTCAATGAGCTTGAACTTGATTATTATCCTAGTAGCAGTGGAGGCGAAGAAGGCGGCGAGGGGAGTTGTGGCTCAAACAAAAATTTTTGTTCACAACTTGATGCATTTTTAGAAAAACTAAAAAGAGAAACTTCAACGCCATCTTGTGTGGGGGTTGTCTAA
- a CDS encoding DUF1506 family protein, with protein sequence MNGVRKRLSDMSFRMINVFKDPKPLKFYKGTVVKLENDSSYQRVFDKNRYTEFAGVIIDIKPQELAILYDSDMSDIQGYSKLYTYQDLNYELKDRISIADLVYFEIFSIDSSIGYFTLVLKEFIWTN encoded by the coding sequence ATGAATGGTGTTAGAAAAAGACTTTCTGATATGTCATTTCGCATGATCAACGTATTTAAGGATCCTAAACCCTTAAAGTTTTATAAAGGTACTGTTGTAAAGCTTGAAAATGATTCTTCTTATCAGAGAGTATTTGATAAAAATAGGTACACTGAATTCGCAGGAGTTATTATTGACATAAAGCCACAAGAACTTGCAATTCTTTATGATTCTGATATGTCTGATATTCAAGGGTATTCCAAACTTTACACATATCAAGACCTTAACTATGAACTAAAAGATCGAATATCAATTGCAGATTTAGTTTACTTTGAAATATTTAGTATTGACTCTTCAATCGGATATTTTACTTTGGTTTTAAAGGAATTTATATGGACAAACTAG
- a CDS encoding DUF764 family protein has translation MILTLDMVLNHLTQIFKGFKAYATENNFECDIINTYNHPYLSKITAASSNIIALKFDGTENLFDHNSRAGVFYENALEFSINFQIYIIAIVLNAKDFDANSRMLMLYSMLSDFLHNKAHKYTLPSLQPEYINKINFYIYPTSNMQTVGLINLGTKYSNHAYSASIAFNASVKAIEILKEEYEIAARYN, from the coding sequence ATGATTTTAACTTTAGATATGGTATTAAATCATTTAACTCAAATATTTAAAGGGTTTAAGGCGTATGCAACTGAAAATAATTTTGAGTGCGATATTATAAATACCTACAATCATCCATATCTTTCAAAAATCACAGCTGCTAGCTCAAATATAATAGCATTGAAATTTGATGGTACAGAAAATCTATTTGATCATAATTCTAGAGCCGGTGTATTTTATGAAAATGCTTTGGAATTTAGTATAAATTTTCAAATATATATTATTGCAATAGTGTTAAACGCCAAAGACTTTGACGCTAATTCACGCATGTTAATGCTTTATAGTATGCTTAGTGACTTTCTACACAATAAAGCTCATAAGTATACTTTGCCCAGTCTACAACCCGAATATATTAATAAAATTAACTTCTACATTTACCCAACATCTAATATGCAAACAGTTGGACTGATTAATTTAGGCACAAAATATAGCAACCATGCATACAGTGCATCTATAGCATTTAATGCTAGTGTAAAAGCAATTGAAATTTTAAAGGAGGAATACGAAATTGCCGCAAGATACAATTAG
- a CDS encoding DUF1463 domain-containing protein: MQFYDLREVYFSIGGTQLHSGKLELTSEPTTRAVISSEDKGMPVISLRDPKTITYVFNIEVTLGSHDYILLTELSDEQFYNMDVRKDDKMLDLAFNDRIATKIISNYAIFTEEPSRSYSAEAEKVTFEIRAINCQKSKPNNS, encoded by the coding sequence ATGCAATTTTATGATTTAAGAGAAGTTTATTTTTCAATTGGTGGTACACAGCTACATAGTGGCAAACTCGAGCTTACAAGCGAACCTACAACAAGAGCAGTAATTAGTAGTGAAGATAAAGGTATGCCCGTAATAAGCTTAAGAGATCCCAAAACAATAACTTATGTTTTCAACATTGAAGTTACACTAGGTAGTCATGACTACATTTTGTTAACTGAACTTTCTGATGAACAGTTTTATAACATGGATGTGAGAAAAGATGATAAAATGCTTGATTTAGCATTCAATGATAGAATTGCTACCAAAATTATTTCTAACTATGCAATTTTTACTGAAGAGCCTTCAAGAAGTTATTCTGCTGAGGCCGAAAAAGTAACTTTTGAAATTCGGGCTATTAATTGCCAAAAATCTAAACCAAACAACTCTTAA
- a CDS encoding DUF1322 family protein: MSKRNRDIDKAIASLNETRKKYFNLLDEIKNDKYYFPVIMNICSYDNVKKLPYDELLEVNRLSDIKLEKELYELILSK, translated from the coding sequence ATGAGCAAAAGAAATAGAGATATTGATAAAGCCATTGCAAGTCTTAATGAGACTAGAAAAAAATATTTTAACTTGCTTGACGAGATTAAGAACGACAAATATTATTTTCCAGTAATTATGAATATTTGCTCATACGACAATGTAAAAAAATTGCCTTATGACGAGCTTTTAGAGGTCAATAGACTTTCTGATATTAAATTAGAAAAAGAATTGTATGAATTAATTTTAAGCAAGTGA
- a CDS encoding DUF792 family protein, producing the protein MDINNENIINNNLEKKNKGMSQAEVSQITRDVITQIFALFGADNFLVLFPRMDLKGFGYVPQLFFIKPKTELITRTYNTSCSKRPVINYYDRKAEYVSYNPVMTGENISLNSGVLTSLYKEMISPLKMTVFGNSMLRFDAHLVKEQMANRIQAQVPFSIYSPTFGLKELAVITSLSFKDTPFIDEIEVSLSIEIVKTFALEKYKG; encoded by the coding sequence ATGGATATTAACAATGAAAATATTATCAATAATAATCTTGAAAAGAAAAATAAAGGAATGTCTCAAGCAGAGGTCTCTCAGATAACAAGAGATGTAATAACCCAAATATTTGCTCTTTTTGGAGCAGATAATTTTTTAGTGTTATTTCCAAGAATGGATTTAAAAGGTTTTGGATATGTTCCACAATTGTTTTTTATAAAACCAAAAACGGAGCTCATAACACGCACTTACAATACCAGCTGTTCCAAAAGACCGGTTATCAACTATTATGATAGAAAAGCGGAATATGTCAGCTATAATCCAGTAATGACCGGTGAAAATATCTCTTTAAACAGCGGTGTATTAACCTCACTATATAAAGAAATGATTTCACCACTTAAAATGACCGTTTTTGGCAATTCTATGCTACGTTTTGATGCTCATCTTGTAAAAGAACAAATGGCCAATAGAATACAAGCACAAGTCCCTTTTAGTATCTACAGTCCAACTTTTGGCTTAAAAGAATTAGCTGTAATTACAAGTCTTTCGTTTAAGGACACTCCTTTCATTGATGAAATTGAAGTTAGCCTATCAATAGAAATAGTAAAAACATTCGCATTAGAAAAATATAAAGGATAA
- a CDS encoding DUF777 family protein yields the protein MTKDYKIYRMNQRLYGHALAQEDVKNWIYSNIFIIKIGTVKEFKQQTQEAIVTIPEFEDLEIHTKNISNISLELSKGDNVLLLQSSVNIFDKNNDIHFDKHHFYILSAISPKTLNLISDTVKIKANNNIEIANQTTSLKTILKNIVSAIEGIKIATTQGGPVIESVSLKIATTKINSDINSLFK from the coding sequence ATGACTAAAGACTATAAAATTTACAGAATGAATCAGCGTCTTTATGGACATGCTTTAGCGCAAGAGGACGTTAAAAATTGGATTTATTCAAACATTTTTATAATTAAAATTGGCACTGTAAAGGAGTTTAAACAACAAACTCAAGAAGCTATTGTTACAATACCCGAATTTGAAGATTTAGAAATTCACACAAAAAATATCTCTAATATCAGTTTAGAACTATCAAAAGGTGATAACGTTTTACTGCTTCAATCAAGCGTTAATATTTTTGATAAAAATAACGATATTCACTTTGACAAACATCACTTTTATATACTTAGTGCAATTAGCCCAAAGACTTTAAATCTAATCTCTGATACTGTTAAAATTAAAGCAAACAATAATATTGAAATAGCTAACCAAACAACTAGCTTAAAAACAATTCTCAAAAATATTGTAAGTGCTATTGAGGGTATAAAAATCGCAACCACACAAGGAGGCCCAGTAATTGAATCAGTCAGTCTAAAAATAGCAACCACTAAAATTAATTCTGATATTAATAGTTTGTTTAAGTAA
- a CDS encoding DUF2634 domain-containing protein yields the protein MDLRLGNNFELVFNNDLSLVDGIDEQKQRFLIFLKTLRGSLSYAPHWGLDYFLLLKLLKINNLHAVKNYFHEISKELNLDLINISTAIQDNKAHISFFFSGDVLNMEFNL from the coding sequence ATGGATTTAAGATTAGGCAATAATTTTGAATTGGTATTTAATAACGATTTATCACTTGTTGATGGAATTGATGAACAAAAACAAAGATTTTTGATATTTTTAAAAACCTTAAGGGGTAGTTTAAGCTATGCTCCTCATTGGGGACTGGACTATTTCTTGCTTTTAAAGCTGTTAAAAATTAACAATCTTCACGCTGTAAAAAATTATTTTCATGAAATATCTAAAGAGCTTAACTTAGATTTAATAAATATTTCAACTGCTATACAAGACAACAAAGCACATATATCCTTTTTTTTCTCAGGCGATGTTTTGAATATGGAGTTTAATTTATGA
- a CDS encoding DUF276 domain-containing protein, with protein sequence MSIVFDSDFGILKRTIKDIVRTKREYLRVNYGINIDDNQSSIYNIIASSLALIEEEIINELNLFFSKMKPGGTYWAAIEEHISSKSTTYSAVRKALLNLDGVEYTNIKSAAGKANIYLILKEILLDSSKSNINSPEFKAKLWETLYLTTPSGTLLEGDIEIDGLNSTGQRKSYKISLGKRKYVYMKVKYKLDLKNYLYLNIDSQIRDIYSRIISNNYSDMGISFEYQDFFAPVNEVKGIKFMEISTCIKDTDTESITKIGDSDFKKNQDITINDDTMLLFNTTDRLLIDIG encoded by the coding sequence ATGAGCATAGTTTTTGATTCTGATTTTGGCATTTTAAAACGTACAATTAAGGATATTGTAAGAACAAAAAGAGAATATTTGCGTGTAAATTATGGGATTAATATTGATGATAATCAAAGCTCAATTTATAACATTATTGCGTCTTCTTTAGCATTAATTGAAGAAGAAATAATTAATGAGCTTAATCTCTTTTTTTCTAAAATGAAACCGGGTGGTACTTATTGGGCTGCTATTGAAGAACACATTTCTTCTAAAAGCACAACTTACAGCGCGGTTCGCAAAGCTTTACTTAATCTTGATGGGGTTGAGTACACTAATATTAAAAGTGCAGCTGGTAAAGCCAACATATATCTAATTCTAAAGGAAATTTTACTAGACTCTAGTAAATCTAATATTAATAGTCCTGAATTTAAAGCAAAACTTTGGGAAACATTATATCTAACAACTCCTAGTGGTACTTTACTTGAGGGAGACATAGAAATTGATGGTCTCAATTCAACTGGACAACGTAAATCCTATAAAATATCACTAGGGAAAAGAAAATATGTTTACATGAAAGTAAAGTATAAACTTGACCTTAAAAACTATCTCTACTTAAACATAGACTCTCAAATTAGGGACATTTATTCTAGGATTATTTCAAACAACTATTCTGATATGGGAATTAGCTTTGAATATCAAGACTTTTTTGCTCCAGTTAATGAAGTTAAAGGAATTAAGTTTATGGAAATAAGCACTTGTATTAAAGATACAGACACTGAGAGTATTACAAAAATTGGTGATAGCGATTTTAAAAAAAATCAAGATATTACCATTAATGATGACACAATGCTACTTTTCAATACGACAGATAGATTGCTTATTGATATTGGATAG
- a CDS encoding DUF735 family protein: MKIPNLFKNTEIHKFIRTETEYAQALLNELKSLNSNFMSINVIENIKSRYIAIWISQVLSIFYAKTQTLQSITSNINSVIFALRHIGTDESFRLIFKTFLNVDIEVTTPEAGVIDISLKGAIKTNFTTFISPSTKKGKRLKKIILREKKPGYAASKKALVFNSLPKGYDHSIYAFIKRIIPIGRVLKINNTDGNNIIAFNN; encoded by the coding sequence ATGAAAATACCCAATCTTTTCAAAAACACCGAAATTCATAAATTTATACGTACAGAAACAGAATATGCACAAGCATTGCTTAATGAACTTAAGTCCCTTAATTCCAACTTCATGTCCATTAATGTAATAGAAAATATAAAATCAAGATATATTGCAATATGGATATCTCAAGTTTTATCTATCTTTTATGCAAAAACTCAAACTTTACAAAGTATTACAAGCAATATTAATAGTGTTATTTTTGCTTTACGTCATATTGGCACTGATGAGTCATTTAGACTGATTTTCAAGACCTTTTTAAATGTGGACATTGAAGTTACTACTCCTGAAGCTGGGGTTATTGATATCTCTTTAAAAGGGGCAATAAAAACAAACTTTACTACATTTATTTCGCCTAGCACTAAAAAAGGAAAACGACTAAAAAAGATAATTCTTAGAGAAAAGAAACCTGGATACGCTGCATCTAAAAAGGCTTTAGTATTCAACTCACTTCCTAAGGGCTATGATCATTCAATTTATGCTTTTATTAAGAGAATTATTCCTATTGGTAGAGTTCTCAAAATTAATAATACAGATGGTAACAATATTATTGCTTTCAACAACTAA
- the blyA gene encoding holin BlyA: MDTIKLTELLINLNEIKLIAVMIFVTVLVLGVLILLKPLLKDILTIVIGKIFKNGNSNGKNHIKKRD; this comes from the coding sequence ATGGATACTATTAAATTAACAGAGCTTCTTATCAATTTAAACGAAATTAAACTTATAGCCGTAATGATTTTTGTAACAGTACTGGTTTTAGGAGTGTTAATTCTTCTCAAGCCTTTATTAAAAGACATATTGACTATTGTAATAGGCAAGATTTTTAAGAATGGCAATAGTAATGGCAAAAATCACATTAAAAAAAGAGATTAA
- a CDS encoding BlyB family putative holin accessory protein, producing MKLSKDNVEFGLTSLSTLIDIFSKFEDEFDEIAHKGFFLVYELYSHYKLIYTANMERLESALTPAINAALAPLNEKINQCIDLVNSDEKNLKISNDLKFNQEGKPIYKERINNAK from the coding sequence ATGAAATTATCCAAAGATAATGTTGAGTTTGGACTTACGTCTTTATCAACCCTTATTGATATATTTTCTAAATTTGAAGATGAATTTGATGAAATTGCACATAAAGGATTCTTTTTGGTTTATGAGCTGTATTCTCATTATAAATTAATCTATACAGCAAATATGGAAAGACTTGAGAGTGCATTAACCCCAGCAATAAATGCGGCACTCGCTCCATTAAATGAAAAAATCAATCAATGCATTGACTTAGTTAATTCTGATGAAAAAAATCTCAAAATATCTAATGATCTGAAATTCAATCAGGAAGGAAAACCTATCTATAAGGAAAGAATAAATAATGCAAAATAA
- a CDS encoding BlyB family putative holin accessory protein, translating into MQNNTIGLGLNLLSSLTNIAKTDTNIDHNYINTFSKVIDFFYKTYISTLKSMETAESTKIFEEIQDILKYNIEIIEAISTDKSKRIITSLKATRNKIMKEYIKILKRGENA; encoded by the coding sequence ATGCAAAATAACACTATTGGTTTAGGACTTAATTTACTATCCAGCTTAACTAACATAGCTAAAACTGATACAAACATAGATCATAATTACATTAATACTTTTAGTAAAGTAATAGATTTTTTCTACAAAACATATATAAGCACACTAAAATCTATGGAAACAGCTGAGTCAACTAAAATATTTGAAGAAATACAAGACATTTTAAAATACAACATTGAGATAATAGAGGCTATCTCTACTGATAAAAGCAAAAGAATTATCACTTCACTTAAAGCAACACGTAACAAAATTATGAAAGAATATATCAAAATACTTAAAAGAGGTGAAAATGCTTAA
- a CDS encoding BBA14 family lipoprotein: MLKRLHCLLIALLLCCTTIANLPEEPKPPIIPTLKSLAKYETQLSEYVMYLVTFLAKTKVKVNDPNYPEYPYPDLSTLKDEHSITAVKHNINIYLEYIKKTKPIAEKVYNKYSQLKM, translated from the coding sequence ATGCTTAAAAGATTGCATTGTCTACTAATTGCTTTGCTACTATGTTGCACCACTATTGCCAACCTACCAGAAGAGCCAAAACCGCCAATTATTCCAACGCTAAAATCTTTAGCTAAATATGAAACACAACTTTCAGAGTATGTTATGTACCTAGTAACATTTTTAGCTAAAACAAAAGTTAAAGTTAATGATCCAAATTATCCAGAATATCCTTATCCAGACTTATCAACACTAAAAGACGAACACTCCATAACTGCAGTAAAACACAATATCAACATATATTTAGAGTACATTAAAAAAACAAAACCAATAGCGGAAAAAGTCTATAATAAATATTCCCAGTTAAAAATGTAA
- the bdr gene encoding Bdr family repetitive protein, producing METVSTNIASVTQEQIYKEFIRLGMEQLIAQDLSKRYYHNELTYRDLENLEKQFDIKFDNLVSKIDNAKSELNTKIDNVEKNLQKDISNLDIKIDSVEKNLHVKIDAIKSELNTKIDNVEKNLNLKIDGLDTKIDTVEKNLHVKIDTVKSELNTKIDNVEKNLNLKIDGLNIKIDNVEKNLMSLSEMLKWVLGIMGAMSITMIAGLIFAFISK from the coding sequence ATGGAAACAGTGTCAACAAATATTGCAAGTGTAACTCAAGAACAAATATATAAAGAATTTATTAGACTGGGCATGGAACAATTAATAGCACAAGATTTATCTAAAAGATATTATCACAATGAACTAACATATAGAGATTTAGAAAATTTAGAAAAACAATTTGATATAAAATTTGATAATCTTGTTTCTAAAATAGATAATGCCAAAAGTGAACTTAATACCAAGATAGATAATGTAGAAAAGAATTTACAAAAGGATATATCTAATTTAGACATCAAGATTGATTCCGTAGAGAAGAATTTACATGTTAAGATTGATGCTATTAAAAGCGAACTTAATACTAAGATTGACAATGTGGAAAAGAATTTAAATCTAAAAATAGATGGTTTAGATACTAAGATAGATACTGTAGAAAAGAATTTACATGTTAAGATTGATACCGTTAAAAGCGAACTTAATACTAAGATTGATAATGTAGAAAAGAATTTAAATCTAAAAATAGATGGCTTGAATATCAAAATAGACAATGTGGAAAAGAATTTAATGTCTCTTTCAGAAATGCTTAAATGGGTATTGGGAATTATGGGAGCAATGTCTATAACAATGATAGCCGGACTAATATTTGCTTTCATTTCTAAATAG
- a CDS encoding Mlp family lipoprotein, producing the protein MKIINILFCLFLLMLNGCNSNDTNTSQTKSRQKRDLTQKEATQEKPKSKEELLKEKLNDDQKKHLDWLKTALTGAGEFDKFLENDESKIKTALDHIKKELDSCTSNNAEQQKTTFKQTVQGALSGDIDKFTEQASSTCNNGG; encoded by the coding sequence ATGAAAATCATCAACATATTATTTTGTTTATTTTTACTAATGCTAAACGGCTGTAATTCTAATGATACTAATACTAGCCAAACAAAAAGTAGACAAAAACGTGATTTAACCCAAAAAGAAGCAACACAAGAAAAACCTAAATCTAAAGAAGAACTTCTTAAAGAAAAACTAAATGATGATCAAAAAAAACACCTTGACTGGTTAAAAACCGCTTTAACTGGTGCTGGAGAATTTGATAAATTCTTAGAAAATGATGAATCTAAAATAAAAACAGCGCTTGATCATATAAAAAAAGAACTTGACAGCTGTACTAGCAATAATGCTGAACAACAAAAGACCACTTTCAAACAAACAGTTCAAGGCGCACTTAGCGGGGATATAGACAAATTTACAGAGCAAGCAAGTAGTACGTGCAATAATGGTGGCTAA
- a CDS encoding ERF family protein, which translates to MENLSNNNNQEIQNNIQAKISFRKDMKTLKMNLPGIDKSLKGYGYKYQNFNEIVEEIENVIYKHNLELDFEQYTISKFVDGQKEHVIRTTFYSTSTGYEFSFDTPMLTENLQWNNESGSKNVVNTVPQLVGSAITYFKRYALVACLHIKSEVDADAAPIYNNYENENSMPNKQVSVNQKQEQKKDINQEKNQLNSFNKNLKSGKAYCYEIFRDALFNIKNWVNEGEEKNNINALIRVLCTDNDDALEDLFEKNAELKSIEYWVNILKKYFNKTNRFDDLNKLKVFMSDNRDVYKTKVLKFFCMLKKERQFNYIFAA; encoded by the coding sequence ATGGAAAATCTTTCAAACAATAATAATCAAGAAATACAAAATAATATTCAAGCAAAAATAAGCTTCAGAAAAGATATGAAAACCCTAAAAATGAATTTACCAGGGATTGACAAAAGCCTTAAAGGGTATGGATACAAATATCAGAATTTCAATGAAATAGTAGAAGAAATTGAAAATGTTATTTATAAGCACAATTTAGAGCTTGATTTTGAGCAATATACAATATCTAAATTTGTAGATGGTCAAAAAGAGCATGTTATTAGGACCACATTTTACAGTACAAGTACTGGATATGAATTTTCTTTTGATACACCAATGCTTACAGAAAACTTACAATGGAATAATGAAAGCGGGTCTAAAAATGTTGTAAATACAGTGCCACAACTAGTTGGATCAGCTATTACTTATTTCAAAAGGTATGCTTTAGTTGCATGTCTTCATATAAAAAGTGAAGTGGACGCTGATGCAGCACCTATTTACAATAATTATGAAAACGAAAATTCTATGCCTAACAAACAAGTTAGTGTTAATCAAAAACAAGAACAAAAAAAGGACATAAATCAAGAAAAAAATCAACTAAACAGCTTTAATAAAAACTTAAAATCTGGCAAGGCTTATTGCTATGAAATTTTTAGAGACGCACTGTTTAATATAAAAAATTGGGTAAATGAAGGTGAAGAAAAAAATAATATAAATGCTCTTATTCGGGTATTATGTACTGATAATGATGATGCTTTAGAAGATCTTTTTGAAAAGAATGCTGAGCTTAAGAGTATAGAATATTGGGTAAATATTCTAAAAAAATATTTCAATAAAACTAATAGATTTGATGATCTAAATAAGCTTAAAGTATTTATGTCTGATAATCGAGACGTTTATAAAACAAAAGTATTAAAATTCTTTTGCATGTTGAAAAAAGAAAGACAATTTAATTATATATTTGCAGCATAG